The Gadus macrocephalus chromosome 12, ASM3116895v1 genome segment tctgctcctcctcccgtcTCTGGCGCTCTTTCTCCTCGAAGCTCACGCAGATCTTCCCGGGCTCGCTGCCCTCCAGGTTCAGCAGGGCCATCAGcacatcgtcgtcgtcgtccaccAGCTggggattgattgattgattgattgattgattgattgcatTTTAATAATCCCCAAGGGGGACATTATTTTGCCGCCGAGCCACTACACGCAACAACATACATCAACAGGACAGTAGATGCATCAAGACGGGGCACAGTACAACATACACTACAGCTACTAATGAATAGGTCTGCACCGCGTTGACACTGAACGGACACAATGATCACAGCAATACCAACTAAATAAAGCAACACATCATATATAGTCAACAGCTCTTATTAAAGAGGCTGATCGCTGTGGGAACAGCGATCAGCATCTTTAATAAGAGCTGTTGACTATATATGATGATCtccttggagagagagacacacacacacacacacacatctctctgaACCACACAGCAGCCACAGATGCTCTCCGTGGAGCGTCGCTTTGGACCCCTCCAACCTGGAGGTCCAGCTCTTCTGGAGCAGGTTGGCATGACGACCGCATCCCCGTGTTGTGGCTTCAGCACATGTTATGAATGGATCGCTGGGATAGGTTCCCGTTTTTCCTTTCTTTGGAGGATTTatgaatatacatatatatttacaagTTGTAGATTTATGATTGAATGAGCTTTATCTTTTGTTTGTGATTTATGAACGTTATCTTGCGTAGAGCCGGGCTCTTCCGCAGACCGGCGCTGCTAAtggatttgtttttttgtttcaggAGGTGAgcggagtgtgagtgtgtgtgtttgcggcgCCAATCCTTCACGTGGCGGACGGCCGTGGTTACCATGCTCTTCCTGGCCTCGGCGaaggctctcctctcctcctccatcctcttctTCGCCTCGCCCTCCgccttcttcctctccccctccacgcGCTGTCGCTCCAGCTCCTCGAAGCTCAGCCTCAGCCGCCCCGGTCGTAACTCCTCCTTGTCCCCCGCCGCCCCGGAGGCGTcgtccccctccgcctcctcctcgccctgaagggagaggtgggagaagACGAGATCGCTCAGCGAGCCGAACCCGCGGAGACTAACACCGGCCGGTTCAGAACTCGGGGCTGGATCCCGGGAGGATAATAACGATAATAGATGAGAGTGAGCTTCTCCAAGACTCCTAACTCAGAGGAAATCCGCTGTTgacctttttttaaatcatgaaaaataaggtgtttttTGAATCGGGGTTCGATTCACATTTCACAAGATGCGACTCATCTGTTTCAGCCCTGTGTGTTAATATCCTTGCTGTGTTTGGAAAGCAAATACATGAATGTGTAACGCTGAAAATGCGTTTCTTCAGGAATCAGCAATAGTAATATGTCTTGCCGTCATGCAGTCCAAACAAGACTATTCTGCAGACTATAATGCTACTATGCATCTAATAAAAATGTAGGTTGATACGTTTTGACTATGATGATCCCGGCTCAAGCGTAGTCTCACGCTTGAGCCGCGATCATCGGCTCAAGAAGAATGGCAACTATGGCAACAATGCAAACCCATAACAAGGCTTTTAAAGAGGGAGGCTTTATCGAGGGGGGGCTTAATGAGGGGGCTATTAACTAGGAGGCTATTAATGAGGGGACTTCTAAAAAAAGAGCTTTCTAACAAGGGGACTATTTACCATCTGACTTTTTACAATCTGACTTTTAACAATATGACTTTTAACAATATGACTTTTAACAATCTGACTTTTAACAATCTGACTTTTAATGGACTCTTAACGAGGGGGCATTTAAGGAGGGGGCCTCACCATCTCCAGCTTGGCCTCCTCGAAGGCCTTCTTCTCGTCCTGCAGGCGGCGCTTGGCGCCCTCCTCCGCCTGCTTCCTCCGCGTCTCCTgccgctccttctccagctcctcgaAGGACAGCTTCAGCCTCCCCGGGGTCACCGCCTCCCGCTCCGCCGgccgcagctcctcctcctggggggggggaggaagagggggacaCTGAGTCCCGGAGGTGAGACTTAGGGGCTCTCTGGAGGAGCACATGATGGGGACGACCCACAGGGCGAATGAGTGAAGAACGGGGTTGGAATATTGATAACAAGGAACACATCTCTGGTAGAAGGGACCGACACGTAGAAAAATGAGGCTAAACATATTGGCCAGTCGGTTCGATTAGCATAATGTACTATTTTGCAAGGTTAGGAGAAACACGTTTGTTCTTTTTATTAGGACCCATTTTGGGGCTTTTGTCTcctttttgtctttttcttctttatttttctcctcAAAATATTAGACTGTATCTCGACTGCTTTCTATTCTAGACCCTCCTTATGTACTATCTTGTGCTCGTGATTTTTCtttaatggtaaatggactgcatttatacagcgcttttctaaccagttgcCAGTCAAAAACGCTTAACAATATTCCACAgccaacattcacacactcacggcggagtcaaccacgcagggcaacAGTCGGCTCGTCGGTAGCACTCAGGGTCTTAcgcagggacacctcgaccctcagctaggaggagccagggttcgaactagcaaccttctggtacccagccaacccgctctacctcctgagccacatgccgccccatgTGGCACGTGGCTGTGTAACGAGCCGTGAATCCTACACAATAAGAGCGTCCTAGTTCCACCCACCGCCGGAGCGAGCGAGCTCCTCTTAGCCTCCCTGAAGGAGCGGCGGTTTTCGTCGTacagcctcttcttctcctcctccgccctcttCTTCAGGTCCTCCTCGCGGTTCTTCTCGATGTCCTCGAAGTTCATCTTGATACGGCCGGGGGGGCGGCAGGCCTTGGACGGGACCACCCGCACCAGGATGCTGTCGTCTCCCTCCTGGGGGAGAAAGGGAATACGGATAATTAAGATATACGTAAGAAGGAAGTATGTCGAATACAAAGTGAGAATAAAACAGTAAGATTGAAAGAGTCAAACAAAGTTGACTCTTTTTCTTTGAAAGATATTGGTacaaaaatgtttgtaaatggTCTGGGGAAAGAATCATTGCTTAAACATTTTGTACCAATATCTTTCAAAATGTGTTTGTAAGATATCTTTCAAACTCTGCTTCAAAGTGTGTTTGAAAGATATTGGTACAAAATGTTTAGGAAATATTTGTTGTGGTTTGAACAGTCTGTTGACATTCTGTTGTTACATTCTGTTGAGAGAGGCATATTGGGGGGAACCTCAATAAAAGCAGGTCGCTCGGACTCAATAACCACAGGAGATAAAGGTGTATCATCGAGGGGAGAGAGGCCCCCCCAACCACACAAAGGTGACCGACCGCAGTAGGTATGTCTGCTAGCGTCTGTCCAGATAGCAGAGTTCTAATTTGGTCCAAGTGTGGAGGAGGGCAGCAGCTAATTCAGTCTCTGACTGGTGTGGGAAACAGTTGCCAGTCACATGGCTGTCTACACCCGGCAGAGGCCTTGTGGTTCAGGCAGAAGCCTACTGTACTGGTGTTGACCCGGTTGTTTCTAGTTCAGCTCGTCTGTGCTTCCCCGCGTACGGCCTATTACAACAGCGTTTCCTCTCAGACAACTTTAAGATCTGTTCAGGTTTTAAACTCAGATATTGAGCCAAAAGGTAATGGTAGCATAACTCACAATGGACACTAGATGGCTTCATTCACAAAACCTTCAAGCGACTATAAACAACGGTTTAAGTCCCTAAGGGATGGAACCAAACAGCACACATTCGGTAGTTTGAGGTTCTATAAATTACGTGTTTGTATGCGACAGGTAAATCCTTACATTCATCACGTGtattatttgaagaaaacgacTTAAAGACTGGAAGCAGAATAACAGCTCAGGAAGTAGCAGGTCATTTATCACAATCCTCCATCTGGTAGAAGCATCTGGAAACAAACATCTCCCCGATCCTGGATCTATCAAACGAGTGTTATGTCCGTGTTTCCAAGGCAAACGTAAAAAACATTGCAGCCCTCGCTTTGGCTCTCAGAGACCAGCACTCAGAATAACTCTTTCAAGTGGCAGCTGAGGATTACCTTAATGATTACCGATACATGGACGCCGGCAGGTGGACCGTGGCTTAGCCATCATGATACATACTACCTCCCCCGTTCGCCCTGACCGAACGGGggtcccccccgccccacccaaTCATAGCATGCAGACCCCTGCAGCGCTACAAACCTCCGCCGCCTTCTTGGCCAGCTCCTTCTGAATCTTGGCTTTCTCCATGATGTCCTGGGtcgctctcctcttcctctcctcctccatcttcttcctccccccttcctgtcTCTTGTTCTCCATCTCGGCGAACTTCCCCTTGACGCTACCtgaggtggcggcggcggcggcggcggcggcgtggagGGGCATGGCAGAGCAGAGGAGGTCAGTGTGCTGTTGGTAATCCTGTCCTCTCCGGGGCGGCTCACACGTGAAACACCATCTAAGGCGTGTGCGCTCCTCGACGCGTCTCACCTGTGATCTTCGGCACGTAGGACTTCTCTACCTTGGCgggcttcacctcctcctcctcatcactggACGCCAGGAGCTCCTTTATCTGTAGCGGCGGCGGACGGGACAGGAGAGTGTGCGGTGAGACTACGCTTGAGCCGGGATCATCTGCTATTACACTTTACAGGGCCATGCTGGAGGCAGCGGGGACAGGGCTAATCCCTGCTGCTAATAGCCGCGTCACGTGACCGGCAGGTaggcctgtgattggtgggCGGTGCACGGCGCACGGGGGGGGGATCAGTCGGAGGTGTTCCTGGCCCTGGCACGATGCACAGTTggcgagggaaggagggaggagcgaGGCAGGGTTATCCACTCACAACACAGCGTACCTCCCGGGTTATTTGGGCGCCACACGCGGGTCAGTTGAGGGAGGGACCAGGttgttattgtagtgagtcagAAGTCTGAGTAGAGAGGCTGGGTCTACGATGTGAAGGCTCTACGGCGTTGTTATTCGTTTTTGCAAAGAccagtttgtttttttacatttattgcacaaaccTGAGATTAATAATCCTATGAATAATCTTAATAATGATACTAATAATCGacaaccgaaaaaaaaaaatggattagGGTTAAAGAAAAGGAATAACACTAGAGAATAATACTCTGATTAATAAtcctaataatattaataagaagaagaattaATTGACAACCAAAAAAACCTAAAAAACGAATAACCCTAATAACAAACAACcgacaaccaaaacaaaacgaCAACAACTGAATGAGGGCGAACCCTCGTCACGCCGTCACCTGGCTCCTGATTGGTCATGCCATGCGGCCGGCggcccggggggggcggggttagtgGGGTTATCACTCTTTGACCTGCTGCTTGCGCCGGCCGTACTCCCGCTCCTTGATGTActgctccttcctcttcttctgctcctcggTGTTCCTCGTGCGGCTCCGCTCCTCGCGGGCCTTCTGCATGGCCTCGAACTTGTTCTTCACGTCCCCCTTGTCCGTGTCCTTGGGCACGTAGCTGCGGGCCACGGGCCTACGGGACCGCAGCAGcttctgaggggaggggggggggggggggtgggggggggacagaggggagaagGGTCAAAGGTCGGCGGGTTCGGGGTGCTAGACCGATCGGGGACATGGTGGGACGACGGGGGTAAGGTGGAACGGGGTACAGGTTGGAAGAGGAGTTCTGCTCAAGAAGTCTGCGGAGGTTGTTAGAAATAATCTGCTCAAATTATTACCTTCAATGCTATTTGACTATTATTCATGGTTATCAATTTTATGTTTGGTATTTATTATCTTTTATGAAACATACGAGTACATATGACAAATTTACATgttttatatgtattatatgatctGACTTCTACTGCTAGTCCACAATAAATACGAAACATATAGTACATTGACATGTTGATTCTTCAATGTATTATATAATAGGATTTCTACAGTTAGTATGCATGATGCTCccatctgtctctcactcataTGAAATATGAATATTGAACATTACCACCATCCCAGAGAGCAACAACAGACCGCTGTCCCGATCCGAGCCATCGTCCTCACCTCTCGTCTCAGCACCACGTCAGACATGTTTGTGTTCTCCGTGTGAtcttcatccccctcctcctccttggtctTCTCCTGGTCCTCGCCGTTGACcttcgtctccccctcctcttcctcgtcttcgCCTCCATCTTGTTCTACACCGTTAACGTCCGGAGTCTTCCCCCTCTCCGGTTCCTCCCCCGCCTCATCCTCTTTGTCCTGAGGTGCCTTCTCGTCCTCGTCCATCTCGTCCTCTGCCTcttcctgattggctgcctcGTCTTCCTTGTCGTCCTGGGTTGTCacgccgtcctcctcctcctcattggctGCGTCCTTCACATCCTCCTCTTGGTACTTGTCCGCCAGGTTGTCATGGGCAACCTCGGCCATGACCTGTGTGACCACCTCCGTCATCTCGGTGCCACGGCGCCCAAGTGTTGAAGATTGGCGCTCGCGTCAAATGTCAACCTGCTGGGTGAAACAGAGCCGCGATTCTTAATCCCCTGTCATACACTGTATGATCTCACTGTTAGCAAGTCATTAGTCTGATATTAATAGACTGACCAATGGCCAGCATGGATTAGAAGAAAGAAAAGCGTTGTATTAAACAAAGAAAAGTAATGAAATCATACCTCACATCAATCTTCTTTTGTATTAGAGGCACACACTACTTTTTACACTTTGGTAGAACTCTCTTACACGTCCACCAATGACGCCTGGTCAAATCCTAACCCGTCAACGGCATTAGAGGCTGAAAAGCAGGGCTTCATCTGGTGCTTCAAGGCATGGCTGAGGGGGTCTGTTGCTCTCTAAATATAGCCCCCTTCTGTGGGCCGGACATGTGATCACGGCTATTTCTGATAGGTGATACGCCGGGGGCCAGGGCTGTAGCTGGCACCCCGTATCGCCCAGAGAGCCAGTACCCAGACCCCTAGATTAGGCCTTTGGGGCGGCCAGTTCACCCAGCAATAAACAGTGGACTGTTCATCACTCTGTTCATTATGGGACTCAGCAGCCCAGGCGTGAGACTTTCAATGAACTAATTGTCAGAGTCTTACAATGCAGCGGACGACTGTGTTCAATGTCAGGCTGGGGAGAACGGGCATGAGAAAGGCCCGACGCCAGTGGGTACAATGGGAGTACTGGTTTACTCATAGTGTTGAACTGCGACAGACCTCGATTCAAACCAGCCCGGTGgccagtatatatatatcagcaTGTAGCTCATATAGGCCTATGAGTAAGGTTATCAT includes the following:
- the nexn gene encoding nexilin isoform X4, which produces MTEVVTQVMAEVAHDNLADKYQEEDVKDAANEEEEDGVTTQDDKEDEAANQEEAEDEMDEDEKAPQDKEDEAGEEPERGKTPDVNGVEQDGGEDEEEEGETKVNGEDQEKTKEEEGDEDHTENTNMSDVVLRREKLLRSRRPVARSYVPKDTDKGDVKNKFEAMQKAREERSRTRNTEEQKKRKEQYIKEREYGRRKQQIKELLASSDEEEEVKPAKVEKSYVPKITGSVKGKFAEMENKRQEGGRKKMEEERKRRATQDIMEKAKIQKELAKKAAEEGDDSILVRVVPSKACRPPGRIKMNFEDIEKNREEDLKKRAEEEKKRLYDENRRSFREAKRSSLAPAEEELRPAEREAVTPGRLKLSFEELEKERQETRRKQAEEGAKRRLQDEKKAFEEAKLEMGEEEAEGDDASGAAGDKEELRPGRLRLSFEELERQRVEGERKKAEGEAKKRMEEERRAFAEARKSMLVDDDDDVLMALLNLEGSEPGKICVSFEEKERQRREEEQRKAEEEAKKRLEEEKRLFAEARKNMDEGEPDGMVRSESQEALQPGKLEINFEARLKLKQETERKRKVEERKKKMEQEKQEYEQLRQEMGVDEVNESSDAMSKEYEELVKLKRTGSIQAKNLKSKFEKIKQHTDEEIQKKIEEERARRKAVDEEIKERETERFQEGEEEVDVNTAKADESPFKQKVDMRARFQQMAMAREEEEKRRVEEQKLQRMQFEQQEIDAALQKKKDDETEAEDGGIVNGSAAYEDEEDQERSGAPWFKKPLKNQSVVDSEPVRFTVKITGEPKPEVTWWFEGETLQDCEDYQYIERGETFCLYLPETFPEDEGEYMCKAVNSRGTAASTCILAIETDDY
- the nexn gene encoding nexilin isoform X2; amino-acid sequence: MTEVVTQVMAEVAHDNLADKYQEEDVKDAANEEEEDGVTTQDDKEDEAANQEEAEDEMDEDEKAPQDKEDEAGEEPERGKTPDVNGVEQDGGEDEEEEGETKVNGEDQEKTKEEEGDEDHTENTNMSDVVLRREKLLRSRRPVARSYVPKDTDKGDVKNKFEAMQKAREERSRTRNTEEQKKRKEQYIKEREYGRRKQQIKELLASSDEEEEVKPAKVEKSYVPKITGSVKGKFAEMENKRQEGGRKKMEEERKRRATQDIMEKAKIQKELAKKAAEEGDDSILVRVVPSKACRPPGRIKMNFEDIEKNREEDLKKRAEEEKKRLYDENRRSFREAKRSSLAPAEEELRPAEREAVTPGRLKLSFEELEKERQETRRKQAEEGAKRRLQDEKKAFEEAKLEMGEEEAEGDDASGAAGDKEELRPGRLRLSFEELERQRVEGERKKAEGEAKKRMEEERRAFAEARKSMLVDDDDDVLMALLNLEGSEPGKICVSFEEKERQRREEEQRKAEEEAKKRLEEEKRLFAEARKNMSTGLDQDMSAYGDDNDEGEPDGMVRSESQEALQPGKLEINFEARLKLKQETERKRKVEERKKKMEQEKQEYEQLRQEMGVDEVNESSDAMSKEYEELVKLKRTGSIQAKNLKSKFEKIKQHTDEEIQKKIEEERARRKAVDEEIKERETERFQEGEEEVDVNTAKADESPFKQKVDMRARFQQMAMAREEEEKRRVEEQKLQRMQFEQQEIDAALQKKKDDETEAEDGGIVNGSAAYEDEEDQERSGAPWFKKPLKNQSVVDSEPVRFTVKITGEPKPEVTWWFEGETLQDCEDYQYIERGETFCLYLPETFPEDEGEYMCKAVNSRGTAASTCILAIETDDY
- the nexn gene encoding nexilin isoform X1, which codes for MTEVVTQVMAEVAHDNLADKYQEEDVKDAANEEEEDGVTTQDDKEDEAANQEEAEDEMDEDEKAPQDKEDEAGEEPERGKTPDVNGVEQDGGEDEEEEGETKVNGEDQEKTKEEEGDEDHTENTNMSDVVLRREKLLRSRRPVARSYVPKDTDKGDVKNKFEAMQKAREERSRTRNTEEQKKRKEQYIKEREYGRRKQQIKELLASSDEEEEVKPAKVEKSYVPKITGSVKGKFAEMENKRQEGGRKKMEEERKRRATQDIMEKAKIQKELAKKAAEEGDDSILVRVVPSKACRPPGRIKMNFEDIEKNREEDLKKRAEEEKKRLYDENRRSFREAKRSSLAPAEEELRPAEREAVTPGRLKLSFEELEKERQETRRKQAEEGAKRRLQDEKKAFEEAKLEMGEEEAEGDDASGAAGDKEELRPGRLRLSFEELERQRVEGERKKAEGEAKKRMEEERRAFAEARKSMLVDDDDDVLMALLNLEGSEPGKICVSFEEKERQRREEEQRKAEEEAKKRLEEEKRLFAEARKNMSTGLDQDMSAYGDDNDEGEPDGMVRSESQEALQPGKLEINFEARLKLKQETERKRKVEERKKKMEQEKQEYEQLRQEMGVDEVNESSDAMSKEYEELVKLKRTGSIQAKNLKSKFEKIKQHTDEEIQKKIEEERARRKAVDEEIKERETERFQEGEEEVDVNTAKADESPFKQKVDMRARFQQMAMAREEEEKRRVEEQKLQRMQFEQQEIDAALQKKKDDETEAEDGGIVNGSAAYEDEEDQERSGAPWFKKPLKNQSVVDSEPVRFTVKITGEPKPEVTWWFEGETLQDCEDYQYIERGETFCLYLPETFPEDEGEYMCKAVNSRGTAASTCILAIESKSTLV
- the nexn gene encoding nexilin isoform X3 codes for the protein MTEVVTQVMAEVAHDNLADKYQEEDVKDAANEEEEDGVTTQDDKEDEAANQEEAEDEMDEDEKAPQDKEDEAGEEPERGKTPDVNGVEQDGGEDEEEEGETKVNGEDQEKTKEEEGDEDHTENTNMSDVVLRREKLLRSRRPVARSYVPKDTDKGDVKNKFEAMQKAREERSRTRNTEEQKKRKEQYIKEREYGRRKQQIKELLASSDEEEEVKPAKVEKSYVPKITGSVKGKFAEMENKRQEGGRKKMEEERKRRATQDIMEKAKIQKELAKKAAEEGDDSILVRVVPSKACRPPGRIKMNFEDIEKNREEDLKKRAEEEKKRLYDENRRSFREAKRSSLAPAEEELRPAEREAVTPGRLKLSFEELEKERQETRRKQAEEGAKRRLQDEKKAFEEAKLEMGEEEAEGDDASGAAGDKEELRPGRLRLSFEELERQRVEGERKKAEGEAKKRMEEERRAFAEARKSMLVDDDDDVLMALLNLEGSEPGKICVSFEEKERQRREEEQRKAEEEAKKRLEEEKRLFAEARKNMDEGEPDGMVRSESQEALQPGKLEINFEARLKLKQETERKRKVEERKKKMEQEKQEYEQLRQEMGVDEVNESSDAMSKEYEELVKLKRTGSIQAKNLKSKFEKIKQHTDEEIQKKIEEERARRKAVDEEIKERETERFQEGEEEVDVNTAKADESPFKQKVDMRARFQQMAMAREEEEKRRVEEQKLQRMQFEQQEIDAALQKKKDDETEAEDGGIVNGSAAYEDEEDQERSGAPWFKKPLKNQSVVDSEPVRFTVKITGEPKPEVTWWFEGETLQDCEDYQYIERGETFCLYLPETFPEDEGEYMCKAVNSRGTAASTCILAIESKSTLV